Below is a genomic region from Drosophila kikkawai strain 14028-0561.14 chromosome X, DkikHiC1v2, whole genome shotgun sequence.
GGCTCGACCGACATAACTCTTGATGTCAAATGGCCCCGCGAAATCCATGCCTGTATGAGTGAATGGTCTGGAGAAAGAGGATCTCGCCCGGGGCAAATCCCCCATCAACTGCCTCTGCAGGTTCTTCTTGTGGATGACACAAACTCGGCACGAGTGAATTGTGTGTTTCACCAATCTCTGAAGCTTAGGAATCCAGAATTTATACGGCATCAGTCTCACCATTAACTGATTCCCCCCATGCAAGGATATGCGATGGGTAAACAGGGCTTGTAGTTTCGCGAACCTACATCGCGCTGGGATGATGATAGGATGTTTTTCATCATAACTAAGCATGTCAGATGCTTGTAAACGGCCGCTTGCTCTCAAGACCCCCTTTCTGTCAAGAAAGGGGTTTAGGTTAGAAATTGTACTTGAGAATGGAATTTGCTGCTTGTTACTTAAAGCCTTATATTCGACGGGAAACTCATTCTTTTGAGTGAACACGATTAACCGCTCTTGCACGTCGGACAACTCCGCCGAAGTGAGTGCTGACGATGGGGGTATATCTTCCTTTTTGCAACTTTTCGCAAAACGGATCACGTATGCTAAAACCCGCAGCGCCCTGTCGAAGGTTGAAAAACGCTCTAGGATATCCACTGCTGGCGGCACTGTGGCACTGTGATATTTGATAGGCCGTTGCTCCATCTCAGTTTTCGGATTAACCAGTGGTTCACTCGGCCACTGCTCCTGCTTGAGTGGCAGCCAAGCCGGCCCGTGCCACCAAAGTGTGCTGTCCTTAAGCTCTTGGGGCGAGACGCCCCGGCTTGCCAGATCAGCTGGATTGTCTTCGGATCGTACATGGCCCCATTTGCTTTCGTTGGTGCGCTGTTCGATCTTTGCGACCCTGTTGGCCACGAATGTCGTCCAGGTGCATGCTGGCTTGCCTAGCCATGCAAGAACTATGGTAGAGTCGGTCCAATAAAAAATCTCATAAGCTTTAGGAGGCAATTCGGAAATTACTGATGCTGCTAGCTCAGTGAGCAGCACTGCTCCGCACAACTCCAGGCGGGGTATGGAGATGGACCTGACAGGAGCGACTCTAGTCTTGGATGCCAGCAAATGGGCACAACAGCCGTCAGCCGTTTCGACTCGGACGAAAATAGCAGCCCCATATGCGTCCTGCGACGCATCACAAAACGCATGGTACTGCACCTTGGTAGCAGGATGGAAACGCACCCATCTCGGAATACGAATTTCCCTCAGGGTCGGATACCCTTTCAAAAACTCTCGCCACTTGGTCACAAGGTCGGTGGGGAGTGGCTGATCCCAGCCTAGCTCCCATAGCCAAATTTCCTGCATGAAAATCTTGGCTCGGATTACGAAAGGCGATAACCACCCTGCCGGGTCGAAAAGTTTGGCTATCTGAGATAAGACCTCTCGTTTGGTGTAGGCAGTTTGCAGGGGGATCACCATtggaacaaaaaagaaactatcGGATGTAGCTTGCCAACGGATCCCAAGAGTTTTCGCCGTGCTGGCATCTTCCAGCTCAAGGAAATCTGCACTGATCAAATGTTCCCTCGGAATCGCTTGTAGAAGTCCCCTTTCGTTGGAGGTCCACTTGCGCAGTGGAAAACCGGCACTCTCGAGAGCCAGCCGAAGCTCTTTAATGGCTAAAACTGCCGACTGCCGAGTGTGAGCCCCTGCGAGCACATCGTCCACGTACATAAAATTCGAAATGATGTCGCTGGCCAAAGGATATTGGCCTCGGATGTCTGATGGCCAGGATGGGCGCACAAGAAGGTGACTGTGTCGAGTTCATAGTCACAGAGCTCACCGTATTTGTTGCGGAATAAGATTCTCTGAAAGCGCGTGTGATCAGGATTGACCCGGATTTGCCGATACATCTTGGTGATGTCCGCATTAAAAACATACTTAAAGAAACGGCATTTTAGAATCTGAATAGTCAGATCGGACTGTAGTACAGgccccgcatgaaggatatcaTTGAGGCTGTTCCCGTTTGACGAGGGATTGGAAGCGTTGAACACGACGCGAACCTTCGTCGTGGTGCTATCTGGTTTGAAGACAGCGTGATGAGGCAGATAAAAACTGCTGGAGTCGTCAGGAGAGACTTGGTGCATATGACCTAAGTCTAAGTACTCTCGAATGACTGAGTCGTACTGCTCC
It encodes:
- the LOC138929084 gene encoding uncharacterized protein, whose product is MHQVSPDDSSSFYLPHHAVFKPDSTTTKVRVVFNASNPSSNGNSLNDILHAGPVLQSDLTIQILKCRFFKYVFNADITKMYRQIRVNPDHTRFQRILFRNKYDIRGQYPLASDIISNFMYVDDVLAGAHTRQSAVLAIKELRLALESAGFPLRKWTSNERGLLQAIPREHLISADFLELEDASTAKTLGIRWQATSDSFFFVPMVIPLQTAYTKREVLSQIAKLFDPAGWLSPFVIRAKIFMQEIWLWELGWDQPLPTDLVTKWREFLKGYPTLREIRIPRWVRFHPATKVQYHAFCDASQDAYGAAIFVRVETADGCCAHLLASKTRVAPVRSISIPRLELCGAVLLTELAASVISELPPKAYEIFYWTDSTIVLAWLGKPACTWTTFVANRVAKIEQRTNESKWGHVRSEDNPADLASRGVSPQELKDSTLWWHGPAWLPLKQEQWPSEPLVNPKTEMEQRPIKYHSATVPPAVDILERFSTFDRALRVLAYVIRFAKSCKKEDIPPSSALTSAELSDVQERLQNLAWHFNPPGAPHMGGLWEAGVKSFKAHFYKHTAAGKYTFEELSTLLAKIEACLNSRPISPMSEDPTDLVALSPGHFLIGGPLLAVSEPLSEENPISIINRWQRLKALHQQFCVRWKEEYLKELHKRNKWKIPSRDLQAGDMVVIKEESLPANEWRLGRIQLVCPGADGKVRVADVLTARGVIRRPVAKMIRLPMDGPIDHSDSSID